A stretch of Acidobacteriota bacterium DNA encodes these proteins:
- a CDS encoding peptidase M28 family protein — MVVLFGAISAGPAVAQTDTPGWTASTLDALRRLHSAALEDRYGYEQLAHLTDSIGPRPVGSLQAAAAVEYVASELRSLGFDVHLEKVKVPRWSRGEERAELVAYPGQVPGTTQKIVVAALGAAGVATSSEGITAEVVPVNDFAELSAMPREKIAGKMILFNKRFDARMANAGFAFDAYNEAVEYRNDGRAFAAKLGAAAVLVRSVGGSEFRLVHVGATDYMQTANIPAAAIAAEDADLISRLSAQGKVRFHLLLGSNLQGEVDSYNVIADLRGTDHPDQIVIVSGHLDSWDLGTGALDDAAGVSVALATAHLVHQLDLKPSRTLRIIVWMGEEPGLLGARAYAREHAGEMASHFAAIESDSGAGHAIGVYVTGDEAIPNILQPVSDVLKQAGAGILRRSEEAAPDLIPLHFRGVPAFAPIQDTRNYFDYHHTAADTLDKINPDELRENIAVVSVLAYALATTKQGLPRQQLTLPDWLK; from the coding sequence ATGGTCGTATTGTTCGGAGCCATTTCTGCCGGTCCGGCGGTAGCGCAAACGGACACACCGGGATGGACAGCATCAACCTTGGACGCGCTGCGCCGGTTACACTCGGCGGCGCTGGAAGACAGATATGGATATGAACAACTGGCGCATCTCACCGACAGCATAGGTCCGCGCCCCGTAGGGTCGCTGCAGGCAGCCGCGGCGGTCGAGTACGTGGCAAGCGAACTTCGCAGCCTTGGTTTCGACGTACATCTCGAGAAAGTCAAGGTTCCGCGTTGGAGTCGGGGCGAGGAACGGGCCGAACTCGTCGCGTACCCGGGACAGGTGCCAGGCACAACGCAGAAAATTGTCGTCGCAGCGCTAGGGGCAGCGGGAGTGGCGACCTCATCGGAGGGAATTACTGCCGAGGTCGTTCCAGTAAATGATTTTGCCGAACTCAGCGCGATGCCACGAGAAAAGATCGCCGGCAAGATGATCCTCTTCAACAAACGCTTCGACGCGCGCATGGCGAATGCAGGTTTCGCGTTTGATGCGTATAACGAGGCGGTTGAATATCGCAACGACGGACGTGCCTTTGCCGCAAAACTGGGAGCGGCGGCCGTTCTGGTTCGCTCAGTTGGCGGGTCCGAGTTTCGACTGGTGCACGTTGGCGCTACGGACTATATGCAAACGGCAAACATTCCCGCTGCGGCAATCGCAGCGGAAGATGCCGACCTGATCAGCAGGCTATCGGCGCAAGGAAAAGTTCGCTTCCATTTACTCCTCGGCTCGAACCTTCAAGGAGAAGTCGACTCTTACAATGTAATTGCCGATCTGCGCGGGACTGATCATCCCGATCAGATCGTCATCGTGTCAGGTCACCTGGACTCCTGGGACCTCGGAACAGGCGCTCTCGACGACGCCGCCGGAGTATCCGTTGCACTTGCCACTGCGCACTTAGTGCATCAGCTGGATCTCAAGCCGAGCCGCACTCTTCGAATCATTGTCTGGATGGGAGAAGAACCCGGGCTGCTCGGGGCGCGTGCTTATGCCAGAGAACATGCCGGCGAAATGGCAAGTCACTTCGCTGCGATAGAGAGCGATTCAGGCGCAGGACACGCAATAGGCGTCTATGTAACCGGAGACGAGGCGATTCCCAACATCCTGCAACCTGTCTCAGATGTATTGAAGCAGGCAGGCGCCGGTATACTGCGTCGCTCCGAAGAAGCCGCCCCGGACCTGATCCCATTGCATTTTCGCGGAGTCCCAGCATTCGCTCCAATACAGGACACCCGCAATTATTTCGATTACCATCACACGGCCGCTGACACCCTCGACAAAATCAATCCAGACGAGTTGCGGGAAAACATTGCAGTTGTCTCGGTTCTCGCCTACGCATTAGCAACTACCAAACAAGGTTTGCCGCGCCAGCAGTTGACACTTCCGGATTGGTTGAAGTGA
- a CDS encoding PLP-dependent aminotransferase family protein: MTTSSTLNSLRRIPALLAVDRGSPDPLHQQIYESYRTRILCGNLRPGELIPSSRELARDLEVSRMPVLNAYSQLLAEGYFESRVGSGTFVASSLPRRPNSHPAEVAVGTRSEVRVISAHASCLPKYERPVWAESLGPFQVGQPALEEFPLRIWSKLVSRYARNMKVSGLQYGNPLGSYELRQAIATYLRTSRSVRCEPQQIMIVSGSQQALDISVRVLLDADAQVWVEEPGYWLVHHVLKAAGCRIVPVPVDKEGLMVAIGTKLCRNARAAFVAPSHQYPLGVTMNVSRRLQLLEWAEKARAWIIEDDYDSEFRYDALPIASLQGLDRSARVIYVGTFSKVLFPSLRLGYIVVPRDLLERFAAVRQSMDLCPADATQAIVAEFIREGHFARHIRKMRTIYATRRRVLVDEIQRQLGDLCRIVGAEAGMHVTLLMRSDGKRDQEIAVKATERKLWLSPLSLSYIGTPSQQGLVLGFGNTREEQIPGAVRVLKRILTA; this comes from the coding sequence ATGACCACCAGCAGCACTCTGAATTCGCTCAGAAGAATCCCGGCTCTGCTGGCAGTTGATCGAGGCTCACCGGACCCGCTTCATCAGCAAATTTATGAGAGCTATCGCACAAGGATCCTGTGCGGGAATCTGCGCCCTGGCGAGCTGATTCCGTCTTCGCGCGAACTAGCTCGCGATCTTGAAGTCTCGCGCATGCCTGTGTTGAATGCGTACTCCCAACTTCTGGCCGAAGGCTATTTTGAGAGTCGGGTTGGTTCAGGAACTTTCGTCGCGAGTTCACTGCCCCGGCGGCCGAACTCGCATCCGGCGGAAGTTGCGGTTGGAACCCGGTCAGAAGTGCGAGTCATTTCGGCACACGCCTCCTGCCTGCCGAAATATGAGAGACCGGTCTGGGCTGAATCCCTGGGCCCTTTCCAGGTAGGTCAGCCGGCGCTGGAGGAATTTCCTCTGCGGATATGGTCCAAGCTCGTATCGCGTTACGCGCGCAATATGAAAGTCAGCGGACTTCAGTATGGGAATCCTCTCGGTTCCTATGAACTGCGGCAGGCGATCGCAACATATCTTAGAACTTCGCGATCCGTACGCTGTGAGCCACAGCAGATCATGATCGTCAGCGGGTCGCAGCAGGCGTTGGACATTTCCGTACGCGTGTTGCTCGATGCAGATGCTCAGGTCTGGGTTGAGGAACCCGGCTACTGGCTGGTGCACCATGTTTTAAAAGCTGCCGGGTGCCGGATCGTTCCCGTACCTGTAGACAAGGAAGGTTTGATGGTTGCTATTGGAACAAAGCTGTGCCGGAATGCGCGGGCGGCATTTGTCGCGCCCTCCCATCAGTATCCACTTGGCGTAACCATGAATGTGAGCCGCAGACTGCAGTTGCTGGAGTGGGCTGAAAAAGCACGTGCCTGGATCATTGAAGATGACTACGACAGCGAATTTCGCTACGACGCACTGCCGATCGCATCGCTGCAGGGGCTCGACAGAAGCGCTCGAGTGATCTACGTCGGCACATTCAGCAAGGTTCTCTTCCCATCATTGCGGCTGGGCTACATCGTGGTTCCTCGTGACCTTCTGGAGCGCTTCGCAGCCGTCCGTCAATCGATGGATCTGTGCCCGGCTGATGCGACGCAGGCGATCGTCGCAGAATTTATTCGCGAGGGACACTTCGCGCGTCACATTCGCAAAATGCGAACGATCTATGCCACACGTCGGCGGGTGCTGGTTGACGAAATTCAACGCCAACTGGGCGATCTCTGCAGGATTGTGGGAGCAGAAGCGGGCATGCACGTAACTCTTCTAATGCGGAGCGATGGCAAGCGCGATCAGGAGATCGCCGTAAAGGCCACGGAGCGGAAGTTGTGGCTTTCGCCTTTGTCTCTCTCCTACATTGGAACTCCTTCGCAACAAGGCCTTGTGCTCGGATTCGGAAACACTCGTGAGGAACAAATACCCGGTGCAGTGCGCGTGCTTAAAAGAATCCTGACTGCGTGA